GAGCTGGCTCGTGGCGAAGCCGATGTAGTGGCGGAAGATCCGGCGCGAGAGCGCGGCGGCGACGAGCGGGCGAAGCGAGGCCAGGTCGGGATCGACGTGGAGCTGGAGGGGGCCGAGGATCCGCTCGATGTAGTTGCCGTTGCCCTGGAGGACTCCGATGAGGACCGGGTGGAGCTCGTTCGAGGTGTAGTCGATCTCGACGCCGTCGATGACCTGCATCCGCTCGGGGCTCGCGTTGCTGCGGTGGAGGCCGAGCAGCTTCTCGGTCGGCTCGACGTGGACCGCCTTGAGGTCGAGGTCGCTGTCCGGCGAGGGGAAGCCGTACGCGTGGGCGCCGCTCAGGGCGATGACGAGGTGCGAACGCTTGGCCTCTTCCTCGGCGATGACGCGCGCCGCGACCTCCTGCTGCTTTGCTTCGAGCACCTGGGGGTTCATCCGTCGTCCTTTCTCTCCTCGTTTCCGGGCGTGGGGGCCGCGTCTCCGCCGTCCCAGGTTGCGTCTCCGTCGTCCCAGGTTGCGACCGGCGCGGGGGGAGCGTCCTTGCCGAGGGGGCCGGGCTCCGTCGCGAGGTGCCGGCGGGCGATCTCCTCGCGGACCCGCCGGAGGAGCACGTCGGCCCGGGGCACGTCGGGGTGCGGCGGCAGCTTGGTGGCGAGTCGCGCAGCCTCGAGGTCGGGCGTCATCGACTCGGCGAGCTCGATGGTGCGATCGAGCGGCCAGGCGCCGCTCTTGATGGCGAGGAGCGTCTCGCGCAGGTCTCCCTGCACCACGAGATCGACCTCGCCGTCGCGCAGCCAGCGGATGGCGGTCGCGATCAGGCGCACCAGGTTGTAGGCGTTCTTGGGGCGGAGGTCGCGGGCGGGATCGAGCGAGGCCCTGCCCGCGCGCGCGAAGGCCACGAGCGAGGCGAAGTCGCGGGCGGGCAGGAGGCCCTGGTCGTGGAGGGAGCGATAGAGCTGCTTGATGTACTCCTTCGCCTGGAGCTCCCGGTCAACCTGGGTCGGCGCGGCGCGCGGGCTGACGGCGGCGAGCTTGCGGGCGACCTCGGCGAGCGCCAGCGAGGGGTCGTCGGCGAGCCACTCGAGCACCCGTTCCCGGTGCTCGGCGAGGCGGTGCGCCTGCGAGAGCCGCTTCAGCTGGGAGAGCGCGTAGCGGCCGAAGCTGCCGTAGATGGCCGAGGAGACGAACGCACCACGCGCCTCGAGGAGCCACGCGCCGATGTCGTCGCGCGCCTCTGCGGTCCGGACGAAGAGCAGCTCGAGGGTGTTGGGGTCGGCGCGCAGGGCCTGGCGGATCGCCTTCTCGATCTCCCAATAGGAGGAGCTGCCGTCGGTGCTCACGAGGTCCCTGGGCGGCTCGGCGAGGCCTGTGGTCCAGGGGAAGGGGAGAGCGAAGACGCCGCGCCTGTCGGTGTCGGAGCCCTCGTTCGCGAGCCCCCACGCGCGCGAGCCCACGACGGCCTCGAGGACCACGGTGGGCCGGAGGGCGTCCCAGGCGGCGCTCCGCCGCTCGGCATGCCGCACCTGGCCGGCCTTACGCGGGACGAGCTCGTCGCGGTTGTAGCGGACCACGCCGACGCCGACGAGCATGACGTCGAGCTCCGCGCCGGCCGAGCCGACGACACGCCCGATGGCGCCCTGCGGGACACGTCGATCGCCGAGGAGGCGGTCGACCCGGGTTGTCACCTCGGTGCCATGGGGCAGAGGGACGGCGAGCGGGTCGAGGTGGGTGAGGCCGCGCAGGCGGAGCTCCATGAGCGGACGCTATCATGACGAGGGCCCGACCCAGGTTGGGGGCGACCGACCGACCGACGGATCCGAGGTTGGGGGCGACCGACCGACCGACGGATCCGACCCCGATGGATCCGACCAAGGTAGGGGCGACCGGCGAGCTCACCGGGTCCGACCCAGAATGGCGGTGGGTCAGGTTGGCAGACCGAGGTTGGCATCCCCACCTGCATGGGACTAACAGCAACCCAGGTCAGGCTGGAGTAGGCAACGGCTCCAGCTCAGGTGGCGGACCGCCAGGCGGCCGCCACCCACGAAGCTTGGTCGAGCAGCGAAATGATTGACGAAAACCCGTGGCACAAAGCTTGTCATGGTGCACCTGTCATGAGCCAGCCCCGCGAGATCGCTGCCGGAGCCACCTACCTCATCACCCGTCGCGTCCTGCGCCGGCACCTGCTCTTCCGCCCGGACGCGGCAATCACCCGGCTCCTCGTCTACGTCCTCGCGGTGTCGACCCGCCGTTACGGCATCGAGGTCCATGCGCTCTGCGCCATGTCAACGCATCTGCACCTGGTCGTGACAGACACGAGGGGCGTCCTGCCGCGGTTCTTGCAATTCTTCCATCGCATCGTCGCGCTCGGCACGAAGGTGCTTCGCGGGTGGGAAGGCCCCGTGTGGGACCACGAGGCCACGAGCGTGGTGCGGCTGCTGACGCGCGCGGCGGTGGTGGAGAAGATTGCTTACGTCATGGCGAATCCCGTCGCCGCTGGCCTGGTGCAGCATGCTCGCGAGTGGCCAGGCGCCAAGGTGGATGTGGACGAGCTCGGTCGCGGCGTGCTGCGCGCGGCACGGCCTTCGGTGTATCTCGACCCGGAAAACCCCCAGTGGCCCGAGGAGGTGACCGTCTCGCTCGCGCTTCCGCCAGCCATCGGGCAGGACAGCGCGGAGAGCTTTCGCCAGGATGTCTCTGCCGAGCTCGAGCGACAGGAAGCGCGGGCCCGCGCGGAGGTGCAGCGACGAGGACTTCGCTTCTTGGGCGCCGAGAGGGCCAGCAGGGTGTCCCCTTACGAGCGCGTGACGAGCTTCGAGCCGCTGCGCGACGGCAATCCGACGTTTGCGGTTGGTCGCAATCAGGGGGACGCGTGGCGAATCGCAGGTGCCGCTGTGCGTGCGTTTCGCGCGTCGTACCGTGCGGCACTCGAACGATGGTGTGCCGGCGTGCGCAGCGCTGTATTCCCCGCGGGGACGTGGTGGATGCGCACGTTTCACGGCGCCAGCGTGGCCGACGTCGTGCTCACGGTGTAGAGCCTTAGCAGCGGCGCGGCAGGGAGGCGGGCAGGACGGGCAAGGGCATCCGCGCCTTGTCGTGGGGCGCGTCCGTCTGGGGCCGGCGGTGCAGCTGGCAGATCGTTGTGCGGTGGTGTACGCAATGGGATGTGCAGGGGCGATGTCGTCCCGAATGCGTAGGAGCGGGTCCGGAGGGGTTGCGATCGGCGTTATGTGAACGAGCGGGAAATTTCGTGCCGGAAGACGAGCGTAGCGAATAGCCCAGCTTGGCATCAAGCTTGTCTAGCCGGGGATCGAGCGTGCCGTGAGATAGCGTTCCGCTCAGCTGAAACTGCGACGGTGCCGCAGCTCAACCCCGGTCCGGCGGGTTGGGTAGGGCCGCAACCTGGGTCGGATCGGGTCGCCGCGCCAGGTCGCCTCAACCTGGGTCGGTCGCCGTCACCGCTCGACCAGCAGCACCGGGCTGCCCGAGAGGGCGAGCGTCACCTTGCCGCCGCTCGCGTCGGCGGAGGTCTTCGCGCCGTCCCATGCATGGACCTCGAACCCCGTTGCCGTCGCTAGCTCGGCGCTCGCGGACGCCTCCTCCGTGCTGCTCGCCGTCACGGCCCAGAGGGCGATCCGGCGCTTGCCGTCCTTCGTGAACACGGCGCCCCGAGCGCCCCCCGGCAGCGCGAGTTCCCTTGTCGTACGGTCATCGTAGGACGCGCCGAAGAGCACCTCGTTGAGGGTGGTGTACGCCTTGCCGAGGTCGGTCTTGGTCGCCTGATCCACGCTGGCGAGGGCGCCGACATCGTTGTAGAGCCCCATGTGCGCGAACACGTCGTCGCTCCCGTCCTCGCCGTTCGATAGAATGAACCAGTCGACGCCGCCGATGCCGTGCGCCTGCGCCATGATCATCATCTTGATGAGGTAATTCCGCGCGTACTCCGGGCTCCCCACCTCCGGGTACTCCGGCGTCGGAGCGAGCGGCGCGCCGTTCTCCGAGACATTCCACCTCTGCACTTCCGCCCCACCGTCGGCGAGCGTCGCGGCGAACGCATCTTTCGACGCGAGGAAATCGTCGACGGACGCATCCGAGCTCTTCGGGCTGAAGATCGGGTAATAGTGAAAATCGAGCACGTCGATGTAGGCGCCGCCCTTCTCCGGGTAATCTGGCGTGACCGCGCCGCCGTCGGGGTTGTCGGTGTAGCGCAGGATCGCCGAGAGGAACGAGGGGTATCCGATGCCCCCCGTCGCGATCCGCGCATCCGGATCTGCCTTGCGCGCGGCCTCCTTCGTGACGCGCAGCATTCGTATATAATCAAATATGGATCCGTTGAACCGGGGGAGATCGGCGGCCTTCGGCGGTTCGGTCTTCCATGTCTCGGTGACGCGCCAGTCGGCCACCCAATCGGGCTCGTTCCATACGTGCCACAGCTTGACCCAGGGCT
The nucleotide sequence above comes from Sorangium aterium. Encoded proteins:
- a CDS encoding nucleotidyltransferase domain-containing protein yields the protein MNPQVLEAKQQEVAARVIAEEEAKRSHLVIALSGAHAYGFPSPDSDLDLKAVHVEPTEKLLGLHRSNASPERMQVIDGVEIDYTSNELHPVLIGVLQGNGNYIERILGPLQLHVDPDLASLRPLVAAALSRRIFRHYIGFATSQLRAWEAGGRSSAKKLLYVLRTTLTGAHALRTGEIVTDVTTLLDLYGFSAARELIEAKRAGEQAPLAPDVAERWAEQIARAFTTLEAARDHAVLPEEPPNHGELNDWLLALRKARL
- a CDS encoding DNA polymerase beta superfamily protein produces the protein MELRLRGLTHLDPLAVPLPHGTEVTTRVDRLLGDRRVPQGAIGRVVGSAGAELDVMLVGVGVVRYNRDELVPRKAGQVRHAERRSAAWDALRPTVVLEAVVGSRAWGLANEGSDTDRRGVFALPFPWTTGLAEPPRDLVSTDGSSSYWEIEKAIRQALRADPNTLELLFVRTAEARDDIGAWLLEARGAFVSSAIYGSFGRYALSQLKRLSQAHRLAEHRERVLEWLADDPSLALAEVARKLAAVSPRAAPTQVDRELQAKEYIKQLYRSLHDQGLLPARDFASLVAFARAGRASLDPARDLRPKNAYNLVRLIATAIRWLRDGEVDLVVQGDLRETLLAIKSGAWPLDRTIELAESMTPDLEAARLATKLPPHPDVPRADVLLRRVREEIARRHLATEPGPLGKDAPPAPVATWDDGDATWDGGDAAPTPGNEERKDDG
- a CDS encoding transposase, producing the protein MSQPREIAAGATYLITRRVLRRHLLFRPDAAITRLLVYVLAVSTRRYGIEVHALCAMSTHLHLVVTDTRGVLPRFLQFFHRIVALGTKVLRGWEGPVWDHEATSVVRLLTRAAVVEKIAYVMANPVAAGLVQHAREWPGAKVDVDELGRGVLRAARPSVYLDPENPQWPEEVTVSLALPPAIGQDSAESFRQDVSAELERQEARARAEVQRRGLRFLGAERASRVSPYERVTSFEPLRDGNPTFAVGRNQGDAWRIAGAAVRAFRASYRAALERWCAGVRSAVFPAGTWWMRTFHGASVADVVLTV